In Mugil cephalus isolate CIBA_MC_2020 chromosome 19, CIBA_Mcephalus_1.1, whole genome shotgun sequence, the genomic stretch AGTGGCAACCTTTGAACCTCTACTGCAATGCATTTTGAGATATTTGCTTGCCTAGTGTTGAGTGCTTATCTACTACCATCTTTCTCCAGAAAATGAACGcagtttgtgcaaaaaaaaaaaatccacatattGTTTTAGCAATAGCATGTTAGCACAGACTTTTGGATGCAGCGATAGGTCGACAGAAAtgtggagaaacaaacacaacttcagGTTCTGTTTTACACAGATTAAATATACCAGAGGAAGAAGATCGAGAGAGCGTCATTCCTTGTCTTTATATTTTGCTAAGCTAAttgactttgtttgttttctgtatagAAAGGTATTCTTATCTGAAAATAGTACTTTCCAAAATGTTTAACAGTTCCTTTAATGTGgttccttttatttaaattcaaatcttTTGTCTTCTTATGTGGATTGCAAATAAGTCAGAGCGATTAAACCCATTTCTTAGTCTGTATGCACAACTTAAGTTGGACTTTTCTGTGTAGAGAACAGATACGATCTCGTCAACCCCACAAGTGGAGTCGACCGCTGTTTTAGCACATCCTTTCAGTTGGTATATTAGCTGCATGTAAATGAGTTCTTATCTATTAGCCACACATCAAGGAAGTTGCCACAGTGCCGTTCCTAGATATGTAAATCACCTTCTTCACAGGCCCCGACTTGGGGATGGGGACACGGCCAGAGTGGtagtaaaatataatattagCTGAGCTCTTTTCTGAAACCTCCGCTCTGTAAACCTGCTTGATGAGAACCATAATGAAGGGCTCAGTTTCACGCTGTGATTTATAAACAGCTGGTGGCTTGTGTTtaacatttcctcttttttttgttttcatctgtatCAACCGTCTCTACCATTAtgctttattttcctccagGGCCATCACGGAGAGACGGCTGGCGGCCAGTATTAACATTCTCTCCAAGACCTCCACAATGTAAATCAAACTTGACCCCTACCTTGAAATATATCTTGTCTGCACAACTGACTCACAACCACAAAGACTAGCTTAGCATTAACACAGGagttcctcttttctttcctgctgcaTATTTGGGCAGCAGCTGAATGCTTTTACCGAAAACTTGAATGGCAGTCGGCCTTCAACAagggcgtgttttttttttacatgcatggATTAGCTTTCCTGCTAATGCATAACCACACAAGGaacaagggggggggggggggggggagtgcaAGAGGGCTAACTGAATACAAATGTTACACCAGTGTTTGAGAATGTGGTTAGATTAGCTAAGGGTTAGTAATGGAGGCGATCAGAGTGCAGGTAATGGATGAGCTTCAGCTACATTCAGGTGTATTCCTCCTAAATGTCAGCATTTATGATGAAAGACgcttaaatgtttgtttttgagccGGTGTGCGATATTTCACGATTCATATAATACACCACGTTTAGAGCGGAGAGCGGCAGTTTTGCACCTTGACATCATAAAAGCCTGTCAGGAACGGGTCCGTTAAATCATAGCGACCGTAATAAATGGTTAGGCGTCGCTTGATTGCCGCGTTCTTTTGGTAAATAGTTTTTCATGAAAGCTTTtatctttctgttatttttcacTCCTTTATGACTTGCAGTCTCTCAAATTAAGTCACTGGCGCTGTGTAACTAACGTGTCGTGTTCTCTTGTTCTTTAGGTACTACTGGAAAGGTGAAATCCAGGATGCTAGTGAAATCCTAATGGTAAGCCCTCTGAGATCAGCACGTGAGCGGGCATGTTGAAATAGATCATATGTAAGATGAGATGTCACTGTTGTTGCAGCTGGTGAAAACCAAGACCTCCAGGATCCAGCAAGTCATAGGTTATGTGAGGTAAGAGGCTGCTTAATGTGTCGAGATTGGTcaatttttacttatatttggaatttttagatttttaaatgttaatactTGCGGTGTGCATGTATTAAATgctattaaaaccactgacaggagaagtgaataacatcgaccgtTTTGtgtcaattcaatgttctgctgcgaaacttttagacctggcttTTGTGTGGATGTAACATAGACATGTAGCCCTCATCTAAACCaggccaggcacccccaccccatagcaatgacagcaggatgcagcctgacacagacaaaaacagtatccagctcaaaaacaaacaaaaaaaaacatgaaaaactggcctccaaattcactagatcccaaactgatcaaacatCTGTGGGACTTAACTcacagcacccaaaggccccccactaacaacaatctcCTACCAGACACCAGGaaaaattaggaaggtggtcataatgttatgccggatatGTGAACTAGATGTTGTTGCTTGTCATTGCTGCAACTGGATTAAATTACATTCACATCACTGccagtctctgtgtgtgtacgAGAGGAAAACGCAGTTTGAAAATGAGTTTAAACATGGACATTCAGAAGCAGATGCATAGAtatgaatgtattttaatataccGTTGCACAAGCAGGTGTTTCTCTGCGTCAGTGTACATGAATTCATGATAAGCTCTGTTCGCCAAGAGAGCTCATACATAGTACATGAAAAACACCATCAATCATTAACAGTTCTTTTTCCTGACACCAGTGAATTCAACTAGTTACGCTGTGTCAGTGCACTGTCACCAGCCGGCACGAACACAAAAAGCGTCTGCTCCGCATGAAGTCAGTAGTTAAGTGgtggagataaaaataaatagtagagAAGGACTacataacacaacataaaacataataataaccTATACATTATGATAACTCTGcatatttccctttgttttagtgcagttTTAACAATACTATGTTTATCATTTACACAGCACAACTTACAGATCATATAAAGCACCAAAAATAATCTTCATCTGGAAATCTTtatcagagccgtatattagtcTGGTCAACtgaaatcatgggcgccatgtttgctacatcagagggaagattctacagtgtaaccctatggggtggatgtgctatgttgaaataaatcacttattcccaccattaacgggcctataaatttttctaagcctttagtctagataactagctagcataaggctagcataaggctaggttaacttcaaacttcattgaTGTGTAACGcagtgtttttgagatcaaggttcacattagtGATGATATGACTCcatttttcctgtataaaatcttaacgagcgtcaaagagagacattgacacaTAACAgtgagaaatcagttgacatccactTACTCCTTTTAACCTTCTGCTCcaataactttctctgtttttgttcactggggaaaagGTTCCCCTGTGTTTTCCCGatcactgtggcatattttgacttttaatccagttttattctctgttattgccacttctctgtggatGCCGTACAGTCactagttggacagactctttCCAATATACGACTCTgatctttatttaaacagtatgacccctagtggacaaagTAGGAACATCAGTTACCTACTACAATAAGTACAGATATATAGTAATTATTAACCTGTATAAACAAACtggattatgtgtgtgtgtgtcccttcAAGGTCCCTTCATCCCTATGCCAACCCAGAAGTCCTCAGTTTCCCCGTGGAGGACGGCAGTCTGGCTTACATGAAGTGGATGGATGAAGCCATTCCAGATGACTGACGACACATCATTAAAATCAAAGCCAATCTCAGCGTGGACCGGGGCCCCGAACGAGGGAACTGAGCCATGTGCACAGGCGGCTGTTTGGGGGCTTTGGATCGAAAGGGTTCAGAAAGCGCTCTGCTGAAATTAAAGTTTGATGCGTGACATTTACACCATTTTGCTGCTCTGGCCTTTTCGGACAGAAACGATGCGGAGATGTGATCTAAATCCATTAATGTACCACAAAAACTGTCCACCAGAAAAATCTTATATAAAAACGCACAAGGTGCATTAAGCTGCTGACAGACATGACGAGTCCAGCCTACGGTACTCTAAGGGTATCAACCCAATTAAGTCTTTAGTACACATTCAGAGCAACTAGTGTGGCTCCACCTTTAAAAACGTGCCACGGACGATATTCACTGCAATGTTTGTAacgtttttatttcctttattgatGTGGAACAGTCAACAGAACGGCTGTAAAGGCTAAAGGGACAACACTGCTGGATACCACTCCTCCTCTACTCAGGACTGtactaataaaacatttacaaccaCCTTGTACAACATTATTTAAATCCATACAGAAATACTGGGTGGTAAATTCATACAGTGAATCATCTTGAGCACGTATCTCAGTCTGGccaaataaaagtttaattaagTAACAAACGCCATCTAATTAGTTTAATGTCACTTGCACATCTTGAGAGCACACGCGAGAGTCTTGCTTTTACTAATAATTACTGCACATAGACTACAAATGGTGCATGTAAGCTTcctatattattaaatattatcgaattaattaaaatttaagcAGCTTCAATACTGTTAATTAGAACGAATCTGCGAGGTGTGTCACCATGCTCGCATTAGTGGTTATAGAGAATTTGACAGGCATGCAAAGCTTAACACGTTACACAATAATGCGAAGGCACTAAGCCTCAGTCTGCAGAAAGTGTTTCCGGGCGTGAGGCCCCAACAAAAGGGACGTCGGACGTGCTTTAGTCCTGTGTTGTGTCTGCAGAGCCAAAATAATCCTCCTGGTCAGGTCcggagtgtgtgttttcatgcatcCACCCAAACAAACCCGTTCGCATTAACGTTTAAATATGCCGCAGATATCCGTGGATACTCGTGTGCCACGGTGAGTGATTAAGGCTGTAATGACAAATGACTGGGTAAAACAAAGATTTGAtagagaaattaaaagagaaaacatcctgCAATTTGACCAAACGCTCACTAGATGGCGACGTTtcaatgcacaaaaacatacagTGTTCTCAGTCCGTGGAGAATCACTGAAATGAATGTAGGTTGGTTGGTGTGTTGATTTCCCACTGTGGCAGAAAGCGTGGATAAAAATCCACCAAGTGTGTAATACGTCTTCTGCATGTATCACTTCACTGAAACCAGCCTCGCCGAGCCTCGGATCCtgcaaagacacattttccacTTCTTGGCATGACGTTCTGTATAGAATCTCCCTTTTTTCAGtcacttattttaattaatgctgTGTGCACCAATTAGGCTCGACTAAGTGGCAGCTAAAGAAGTAACATACTATATGCTCACTGTACACTTTCCACATTAATATTATCCAAGTTGtgtaaacacagagacatatGGCTGCctcttgttttttccccccttcccaTGTGTGACTGAATTCTCGGTGGGATGCAGAGTTAGGAACAGGATAATTAAGAATGATCTGTAAGAAACAGACGCTGATAACATGCTCCCGCTGAGTATTTCAATAAACAGGACAACGCACACACTCACTTTGTAGAAACTGACAGGTTCTAAGTATcttaagtgtgttttttttttgttgtcgttttaatttctttccctATTTCTTTTGTCATGCAAGTTGCTGTTGGATGAATTACCATGGATATGGGTACAGATACAAACCCACAGCTTTACTAATGATTAAGTCATTATTTGTTCCTGGTTTATACATATTTTGCAATCCGGAAAGAAATCTGGGTTGACAAATTGACTTTGCATTCGTTTcctgaattaattaaaaagtggGCTTAAAAGACAAAGGACTGTTTGTTTAATCACTTGTCCTCTAGACTATAATTGAGTCTAGGTTTAAGAGACATCAAATCTTTTAGTAATGACTCCCTGTCTGCGTTATTTTGCACTGCTTGCCTCAGGTATTGGTGCTTGTACTTGGTTATCAGACTGTTTAAAGATGGGCAGCAGAactgcttctcaaaagtgaagccgagGCAAGTACAGCACCCCCTGGTGACTGAAGGCCGCAGTGtgggtcataagctccacctcctccatgttattGGGTGGGACTTTGGACAAACTAAAATACGTtccaattcatttttttcaaagatggtttcagtcgttttaggtagttaatataatgccgTTACCTGTtcaagtgcatttttaaaattttagttagttatttgacactatagaaacaggatgtgaagtaatagcgaccaccagttgctatgccaaccgctccataaagtGGTCCCATGGGACTGagagagttgtaaaaaataatttttaataataagtacagtgtgtaaACCAACATTTCCTCGTaactgtttaaatgaaacacGAGTCTTGTGTAGCCGGGTCACCAAAATTAGCGTCAGTTTgtccaatgcaaggaagtggggacacattgtcccTCTATGCTTGCCATCAAAAACTCTTGTACTGGCGTccctttaaatataaaaatatacttttgtctcccccttgtGTCAGTACAGAAACAGTGCATGTGACACATGCTTACCGTCCCTCTGTCCATTACATTCCTCTCTTTCAGTGCTCTCCAACAGGAAAAAGTCAGGCCAATGTTAATCCGTGTTTGTCCTCCCCATCAGTGACTCTCTCCTGACTAATCCTCCTTCTGAACACATTTTTCATTCTCGGCTTccaaacactttatttattcttcctgAAAGTCAGAGAAGGTGAATTCGTGTTACATTGTAAAACTCTCATTCCTCCAACAAACTCTTACTTCCACCTTGGTTTCTATGGTTCTGGCTGCTCTGGCAACCATTGCTGGTTTGCCACAGAGTAAACGTTGGCAAAGACAGATTTAAAACTCTTGTATACTACAAAACACGGAGGGATTTACCTGGTGCTAATTAGCTTAACCAGCGGGGAATGAAGTCGCACGGCGAGAGCTTGGATATAAGACTTAGTGTTAGGGTTGGCCCTGTTTAATACAAATCtgcagtgcagctttaaattaGGAAGTTTTAGTCACAGCAGATGAATGGTATGCTTTGTCGGCAGTGTTTTCGGAACCTACTCtactgtttaatatttttgtgtgtttaattttaagGGTGTCAAACATTAGGCCCGGGGGCAAAACTTGGCCTGCCTAAAGGTACAATCTGgtccgtgggatgaatttgcaaagtgcagaAATTATGTCTGCAGCTGCCTAGTGGTCTGGGCTGTAATTGCAAGGGGTCCATGAATATAATAGTTATAAAAAAGGATTATATTACTAGTGCAACCCttatctacctaaactacagagggtAACAGGACTTTgtttctctaattacatctgcATCCGTTTCAAATTATAAAACTGTTTCAGTGGGCTTacaccattcatttcttaataatgctcttattgtgaaacagctgcaggaaaGAGTTGTGGGAAGCTCATTTTTGATCTACCCTGAGGAGGGGTGGGGTCTTCTGGGTAGATCAAAGACATGCAGGAGGTCCGGGACCTAGAACTCAATAGCAGATGGCAACAATGCACCAAAATTGcactttattaaatgtaaacattttcatagtgtacttctttgcattaaaagaaagggaaaatttgtcttttttcctttatAGGTAATTATATTACAGTGTTTGTCTGGCCCCCTTGAAATTGGATTGCATGTGGCCCCTGAAGTAAAATCCTTTTAACGGCCCTGATTTAAAGCTTAactcacatacagtacattaacttccattttgtgtttttgtgcctggATCCAGAGCATGGCCTGCACCAGACTGTTTGGCCCTTAATGCTTCCTTAATGTATTACCAATATTTGCGAAGTAATGGCATAAAAGGAGAGATTTATTTCCAGAGCAAGTAAGAAGAATGAGGGAGTGTCTGTGGCAGCAACTGAAAACCAATTATTTTAGTCCCTGGACATGTAATAaggtgtccaaaaaaaaaaaaaaaaaaaaaaaaaaaaatgtcaagatgAATAAATTACTTTCAGGATTGCCGTAGATAAAACATAGTAAAAGCACAAATTACTGAGGATGACATTTGCGTGATCACAGGTGAGACACTGGTGTAGAGGGGAAAGAAATAATACATTGTAGGTAGGAGGAATACATTAGCTGCAGACAGTAGCTTAAAGGTCTGGGAGGGAACTGCTCTTTCCTGGGGAGGTGTAACGTGATTatgcgacacacacacacacacacacacaccaagatcTGCTTCTTCCAAGGGCAGATGGTCtactttcacattaaaattcTTCTGTACTCTCTGCAAAGTTTGGAAGAAATTAGATTACGTTACAGAAGACCAGGATGAAAGTTTTAAATAGTTGGGGAATGAGCTTCTATACTTAAGCAGAACAAACACGGAAACTATTTAAAGAGACAGCCTAATGACTGTCTAAAGCTTTTGATGACATACATAAAATTGGAAAACTGTGACATGTGCATGACCCTCCTCACAATGAAAACCAATGGGCTAAAGAGTCACTATTGACAGTCTCTATATAATGGCTCTTCAGCCCTCTCCCATTCAGTTTCATCTCTTGGCCCAGAAACCTCCTATGGTTTATTCTCTGTCAACGATCACCCTGCAAGGACACAGCGTGTGTCCATGGCTGCTTTCATTTCAAGCCCAATCAgaagctcagttttttttttttcctctccatttCAGAATCGGGCAGGCGAGAAAATGCGCCAGAGATCAGCTCAAATCTCGAGTGTTTCACTTATTTTATCATCAGCCAATTTAAGCGACTGAATCTTGGATGAATTcgagtatttatttattgcagggGAATCGGCGTATCTTGGACAGAAGgcacattattaattattgtaTGACATTGGATTATGACAACAGGAAATTCTGACAAACATGGTACCATTCTTATGTCAGGAAGTAAGCAAAGGAGGCGCTATGGGACCACCTGAACTCTAGTGGGCGCTGTggttttttttgccagttgggttcattttttgtttctacttcctgcttcacttagAAAAATGGTGTCTCTGAACCTCCAGTTAACAttacagattctttattgatccaaaacaaaaaccaaattGTGATGACAGAAAAGCAGCCACAAATACTAAAGtagaaacatgctactaccaaggggaccaatcacagccttTAGCTCTAGCACTACTGTGCTTGACTCTGCAGAAGTGTCTGCGTTGTTGTCGTAGTTTAAATTTGTCATTCAATAGTGGAAACTGGAAGAAcgaccattagctgggaggctaggaaaagctccAAATCACACAGAGCTGGTCTCCATACTGTCATACTGATCAGGcggtctacagtttattcattctagcTGATCATGTCATTAATGTTATCACTAAGTGAGCTCTGGACTATAGTGATTAGAGAAGAAGCTTTGATTCAAGGTTCAGATGAGACAAAATGTGAGAAGAGCCTTCTGTGTGAACCCTTTGCACTTGTTGGTTCACTTTCGTCACTTTGGTTTATCTTCTCGTATGCTAGTTTGCTAAGCCGATGAGGAAATTCAtgagtgatttctttttttcttagccAAGAAGAAGCAGTTCTTTGGCTTTCAAAACGTGAACTGGTATGAGATTAAGCACCAGCTCAGAGCCAGATCATGAACTACCACTAGAGACGATTTTAGAGAACAAAAGGTGATTATTAGGGTTAGCAAGAGCAGCTAATCAAGTCAATTGCCTAATAAGTGAACAGATAACAGGTCCTGAAGCTGTCATGGttttcctctctccctttctttccttcctgaGAAAGAACCGCTGTACACTTCATGGAAAAAGTCAGTAGTTGGTGTTCCTGA encodes the following:
- the zgc:63972 gene encoding protein CutA homolog isoform X1, which codes for MTFVATTRMQWLCQRCHKETALNSAFRSVLLMSCVFLVLSVSLYPGLWSIGVQLHSVFTGSYVPGHYSVLLINSPNEQAAKDIGRAITERRLAASINILSKTSTMYYWKGEIQDASEILMLVKTKTSRIQQVIGYVRSLHPYANPEVLSFPVEDGSLAYMKWMDEAIPDD